The genomic stretch TGAAGCTGCCAAAGATTTAGGCTGCAATAAATTGGCTTTGGGCCATCACAGAAATGATATTATAGAAACCTTTTTCTTAAACTTTTTCTTTGCCGGAAAAATGGAAACCATGCCACCAAAGTTTAAAAACGATGCTGGCGATTTAGTGGTGTTAAGACCTTTGGCTTTTTGCAAAGAAAGCGATATCGAAACCTATGCAGCGTATCAAGAATTCCCTATTATACCTTGTAATTTATGCGGATCGCAAGAAAACTTACAGCGTAAAAAAGTAAAACAAATGATTGCAGATTGGGAACAAGAATTTCCGAATAGAAACTCGATTATGATGAATGCTTTACAAAACGTATTTCCGTCGCATTTATTAGACCATAACTTGTACGATTTCGACAACTTAGAAACCAAAGTAACAGAAAATGTATTGTAAAGTTTAAAAACCTTACACTCTATTACTTTCTTTATACACAGTTAACCCGCCTTTTAATTTTCTTTTCATTTTAAGAGCCGGTTGGTAATTGATATGAAATTTTTTAATGTTTCGTTTTACACTTAGTGCTTCTGGTGTAGCTGCCGCAACACCGCTAAACCCCATTTTAAACTTACCTACATCACCAAGATCTACAATTTTACCTTCGCTTAAATGATAATCTAGCTTTTTACCCAATGCCATTAAAACAGCTTTTACATCTACACTGTGTAAAGTACACTCGTTGCTAATACTTTCGCTTAAAGTATCTAAATCTACCGTACCTGTATTTACGGCTTGTAAAATATAATTCGCGGTATTTTTACCAATGCTATTATTTCTTTTAGAAATTCTGTAACGTAACGCCATTTGTAATTTATTTTTTGTATCTTGTTAATTATCTTCTATTTAGCTACCAATTTTAAATCTACAAATTATTCTACAATAATTTTAAAAATATACTAGTATATTTTTAAATAAATAGTACAATAGTTATACAAGAATACTAGTACTTCTGTAAATTTCCTTAGCAGCAAAGCAACAAAACCTACTAAGCAATGCAACAAAACCTACTGAGGGATGCACAAATACATCCTAGTGCAAATAGTAAAACCTTAAGGCGCATAAATAGTTTACTTAGAAACAAATATGTATTTACTATTGGCTTTTACATATAAATACACGAAATTCGCTGACGATGAATATAAATCGTTGAAACGGGAAATAACAATCGTATCAATTTATAGGCAATTTAACTATACCAAATGGCAAGAGTAAAAACCGACATAATAATTAATGCCTTTGCTTTGTTAGAAAGCAAAATCAAACTGTATTCTCATTTAAATCTTCAAGATATAAATATTCATTTGGAAAATATTCTTAGAGATATATTAAATATTATATATTCAGACCGACAATTTATTAATCTAAATACAGAAGAAGGTAATTTTGCTTCTATTGATTTAGGAGATAACATTAATGATATTGCTTTACAAGTGACATCTACTACAACACCCAAAAAAGTTAGAGAAACAATTTCAAAATATAAAGATGAGTATAATTACAAAAAAGTAATTATGTTATTTGGAAAAATTGATAAGCCCAAAAGAACTATAACTTTTGACACCGAAATTGATGGACGTTTTGAATTTGAAGAATGGGATTTTAGTATGTTAATTGAAAAAATAAATGACTGTAAAAGCCATGAAATTGATCAAATTCAACAAATCTTAATAAATGAAGTAATCCCTAAAGTTACTAGTAATTTAAAAACAGAAGATGATTCAGCGACTAAACTCTGGGATAATTTAGAACAAAAAGATATTCGAAATTTCAAAGATAAATTGCTAGACGTAAACTCAAATATCCGTGATGCTAGAATTGAAATGTATTGTAGAGAAATAGCTTCGGGAAAAGTAGAATTGAGCAACTATTCAGAAAGAGAAATTAGTGCGATGAAATATAGAGTTTTTGAAATTTGTCAAAAAGAACTTTTAGACTTCTGTGATGAAAATGAGAAAAAAGAATTATCACACATAGAAATTAATAAACTTATTACAGATTATACAGAACAAGCATATATTGTAATAGAAGAGAGAACAAAAGATTACTCTTATCCATTTAAAAATAAAGACACATTAAAAAAAATAGTGCTAGCATTAATAGACGAGTGCTATCTTTCTTTTGATGAAAAAGGAATTTACGTATGATTGCTACAAAAGAAAATGCAAAGAGGAGATTGATGTACATTCAGAAAGAAGACTATAACTTTCTAGCGTACAACATACTACTTGTGTTAAATCAGTTTAACGCTAATTCTGAAAGTTCAAGCTTCAAAGATTTTAGGAAAATTGCTTATCTAGTGCATTTTATAAATTTGAACCCTAATTTTAATAGCTATGACCAAAATGAATTAGCTAAAATATATTCTCAAGCTCAATTAAAAAAACAATTAATGTCTCATCTTTTAATTATTCTAAGAAATAGAAAATTTATTGGAATGAGTATAAATCACATTCATCAATCATTTGACATTTGGATTAATGAAGAAAACATCCCAAAAGACTTTTTAGATAAAAACTTCTTTGAAAATGAGATAAATAACATCCAATTTTTAAAATCAAATATTAGTAGATTAAAAGGTATTACGGTAAAAAAAATGGTTGACACAATTTTCACAAAAAACAATATTATTACATGGGAAATTTAATAATAGAAAAAGTTAAATATTCTGGTGATAAATATTTTTATGAATCACCAATACTTACCAATGGTATAAATTTAATTGTTGGTGATAATGGTTCAGGAAAAAGTACATTCACATATTTTATAGAGTTTTGTTTAGGTAATAATATCAAGTATTTTGAAAAAGGTACTAATAAAGAATATACCGAAATAGTTAATGATACAAATAATTTTGTAGAGCTAGATATTAAAATTAATTCTAAAAAATATCAGCTCAAACGATTCATTAATAAAAGTGATATTTTCATAAATGACAATAGTGAAATTAGCGTACTACCTATTAAGAGAAATCAAAATAAAATATTTTCAGATTGGTTATTAGAAAAATTAAACATTTCTATTTCTGAACTTAATATGGGTACATACTCTTGGAAGTTAAACTTTAGTGACTTATTAAGACTAATAATTTATGACCAAGACACAGAATCAAAGAAAATATATAAAGCACCAATAAATTCAAATTTCGTTTCTGATTCATTAATAATTAGAAAAACAGTTTTCGAAGTTTTATTAGGTATATCATCTGATGACTATTTCAAAAAACATGACGAATTAAAAGAAATAACTAAGAAAAAAGATACTGCTTTATCTTCACTAAACGATTTTAACGAAAAATATAGTGGTGTAGATTTAGAAAAAAATAATATTGAAAATAATTTAAAAACTTATAAAGAAACATTAGAAAAAGCATATTCAGAGAGACAATTATATTTAAGTTCAAACACAAAAATTGATGATAAAGCTGATTTTATTAATGGAATTCAAGAAGAATTAATCCAGACAGATTTAGAAATTTCTGAGAAAAATTTATTAGTTAATAATTCTCAAATCGAGTATAATAAAATTTCAAAATTATATGAGAACCAACAAAATGAAATTAAAGAAATTGAAAAAATAATTTTCACTAATGACAAATTAAATTTATTCTCATTTAAACTATGCCCTTTCTGCATGTCTAAGCACGAACCTGTAAAAAATCATTGTCTTTGTGGCTCAGAAATTAAAGATGAAAACTATGAGAAATTTGTATATAATTCTAACGAATATGACACTATATTAAAACACAAATCTAAAAGTATAGAAACTCTTCAAATTGCTTTAGATTCGTATTTTAAACAGATAATAAGTATTAAAAAAGAATTAGATTTCTTGTCAAACAAATCAGATGATTTAACCATAAAACTAAAAAAACTTATCAGCTCTATAGAATTTTCTGGTAATACTGAACTAGTAGATAGTTTGAATGATAAAATATTAGAAACACAAAGGGAATTAGATAAGTATGAATATCTTTTAGAAATTTCAATTAAAAAAGAAGGGTTAGAAGAAAAATTTAATTCTTTAAATGAGAAATATAAATCTACAAACAAGGAGTTTAGAGCACTTCACCTTGAATTTGTTTCTCAAAACAAATCATTAATTACTGAATTCAACAAAATCTACTGTGAATTACTTCAAAAGTCTTCAGCAGGTGCAAATATTGCAGAAATTGATGATGATTATATGCCAATCATTGATGGAGGTGTTTATAAAAACAAAAGTGCTGATGTCCCTTTAAGATTAATGTATTATTTTACAATTTTGGCATTATCTTTAAAAAACGTATCCGTAAAACATCCAGGTCTACTAATCATTGATACACCAGAGAACTCTGGTATAGATGAAGATAATTTAAAAAAAGATTTAGATTTAATCAATTTTGCTATTGAAAAAGGTGAAAGCAGTAAAAAAGAATATCAAATAATCTTAACAACTGGTTTAGACAAATATCCTGAATCTTTCAAAGAAAATATTAAAGATGAATTTAATGAAAGTGAAGGGTTCTACATATTAAAAGAGAAGATTTAATAAAAAAGTACTAAAAAACATAAATTCTTTTACTTTTTCGCAATTCAAAAGTTCAAATCATCAAATCGTATTTAAAAGTAATAGTAAATAAATCCTAAATTAAGAATTACTTTCTTAGATAAATACACAACAAAATTACAATTAAAACGATAAATCTCTCACCAAAAAGAACGCAAAAAAACAATACATTTACCGTTTTATAGACTACAACAATGCAAACCACAAAACTAACATCAGAAAGTATTTTACCCCTTACCTGCTCTAGAGCCGGCACATGTTGTTATGGTAAAGCCGTAATGTTAAATCCGTGGGAGTTGTTACAATTTAGCATCGAGAAAAAAGTATCTCCAAAAACGTTTCGAGATTTGTACACAGATTTTGGTGGCGTTCGTTTAACCTTTAACGGAAAAAAAGATAGCAAAGGGCAAAGTGCTTGCAGCCAATACATAGATACCAAAGGTTGCAGTGTACATAATGGCAGACCGTTGGCTTGTCGTTTGTATCCTTTAGGGCGTCAAATACAGTTTAACAAAGCACATTATATGTTCGAGGGCAAAGAATTTCCGTGTTTAACAGATTGTGCCGAGGTTTTAAATTTGCCCAAATTAACGGTGGGTAATTATTTAAAAGGACAAGGAGCCACACCTTTTGAAAATGCCCAAGATGCGTATTTAGAATTGATGCAAAATATTGCAGATGTTGCTTTTCAGTTATTGTTAGAAACAGGTTTGTCTGCTTCCGGAGACACCAAAACACTGCAAATGTGGCAAGCAATGGGTACTGCATCGCCAGAAGACTTAACCCAACGCATTGGTACAGATTGGTTAGATGCTTTAATGTTACCGGCTATAGATAAAACCATAGACAACCCAATTGACTTTGCCACAGCACACAACGAGCTATTAATGGCTAAGATTCAAGATAACTTTGGTGGCTTAGATACATTGGCTAAAATTAGCGATGCCGCCATTCTATTAATTGGCGTAGCCTTACAATTGGCAAGAGGTTTGGGCGCAAATACCCAAGAAATTGCAAGCCATTGGGTAGCAACTGCAAAAAGTCATGGTGCTTTAGACTAATTGTTGTTAACTTTGTTTTTAGAAAAAGATACACTTCTTAAAATTGTAACCGATGAAAATATTGCATACTGCCGATTGGCATTTGGGACATAGACTGCACGAACAATCTCAATTTGAAGAACAAACACTATTTTTAGAGTGGTTAGAAAACTACATCATTCTAAACAAAATAGATGTTTTATTGGTTTCTGGTGATATTTTTGATTCGGGTTCACCATCTAACCAAAGTTTAGAAATGTACTACCGCTTTTTAATGAATTTAAAAGCAACTACATGTAAATCGGTTATTATTACGGGTGGTAATCATGATTCGCCAGGTACTTTAAATGCACCCAAACCTATTTTAGACGCCTTGTCTATAAAAGTAATTGGCAAAGCTACAGAAGACATTAAAGACGAAGTTTTTACCATTGATGTAAACAACCAACAAGTAATTGTTGCTGCCGTACCTTATTTGAGAGACGGTGATATTAGACGCGCTGTTGCCGGTGAAACTTTTGACGAGTTGATAGACAAATACAAAACGGCATTAATACATCATTACGATGCAGCTGCTGCAGCTGCAAAAGCTATCAACACTAATAATGCACCTGTAATTGCTATGGGGCATTTGTTTGCTACCGGTGGCTCTGTTTCTGATAGTGAACAAAATATTTATGTAGGTACTTTAGGCCATATTGGTGCAGAAGATTTTAATCCCTATTTTGATTATGTGGCTTTAGGGCATTTGCACAGACCGCAAATAATTGGTGGCAACGAAAAGGTTCGATATTCGGGATCGCCAACAGTGTTAAGTTTTAGCGAAGTGAGTTACGAGAAAAAAGTTATTGTATTAACTGTAGAGGATAATACAATCTGCAATATTGAAGAAGCCATTGTACCAAGATTTCGCGAATTTTATAAAATTACAGGTACTGTAGCATCTTGCATCGAAACTTTTACAGAGCTTACCACAAACGATTACAATTTAACGCCTTGGGTAGAAATCGTTTTAAAAGAAGACCATACTGTAAATACAGAAGATTTAAAACGAGCAGCAGAACAGCACGCTTTTGAAATCTTAAAAATTGGCTTGCAAAGAGAACGCACTGTAAAAGGGATTGAAGAGTTGTTAGAAAATACAAAATCTATAAAAGAATTGGTACCTACAGAAGTTTTTAAGCTAAAATGCAAAGAAATGGCCTATGATTTAGAGCAAAAACCAGCCATTTGGGATGCGTTTAATGAGATTTTACAATCTGTAAAAAAACAATAAAAGCATCTAGATATGAAAATTTTAAAAATTGAATTACAAAATATCAATTCCTTAAAATCTGATACTCCTATTTGTATCGATTTTGAAAGTGAACAATTTAGAGATGTTGGTTTGTATGCCATTACAGGCGCTACAGGTGCAGGTAAAACCACTATTTTAGATGCAATTACCATTGCCTTGTACCATAACGTACCTAGGTTTAACGGTACAAAAGGGACACTTTTAGATGTGGTAAGCCATGGCGCAACAAACGCGTATAGTAGAATTGTATTTACAAACAAAACGGCTTCTTTTGAGGCTTTTTGGGGTATCAAAATTGCTGACAAAAATGGAAAACGTTACAAAAACGCCAAAGAAGAAGTAAGCTTAAAAAACTTAACGACAGGTGCTATTTTAGCAACTCAAAAAAGACAACTATTAGCAGAAGTGCTAAGAGTTTCTCAATTAGACTACAACCAATTTTTACGATCTGTAATGCTTGCCCAAGGTGAGTTTGCTGCATTTTTAACTGCCAAAGGACCAGAAAAAGGAAAGCTTTTAGAGCAAATTACCGGCGAACAGATTTATAAAAAAATTGGACAAGGAATCTTAGAACGAAAGGCCAAAGAAGAAAATACCTTAAAAGAAATTCAGGCAAAAATTAATGCGGATGATATTTTAAGTGAAGAACAAAAAAAGGAATTATTAGAAGACAGTAAAGGGATTGATTCCGCGATTCTAACAGCTGCAAATGTTATTAAAACATCGCAAACCGTTGTAGACTGGTATACAGAGTTTTCAAAATTGACAAAAGCAAAGGAAGAGAATGAAAAAAATGCCGATGCTATTGAAAAATACGTTAAAGAACAAAAACCGAAATTAGACGCCTATGCTTTGCACGAAAAAGCATTGCCTTTTAAAGAAAAGATAAAAGAATTAAAAGAGCTAGATACTGCTATTCTAGAAAAAGAAAAAGCAAAGGGCAATTTAGATAAAGAATTAAAGGATTTACATCCTAAAATACTGCAACTAGAAAAACAGGTAACCGCAGATACCTTGGCCTTAAAAAAAGAAGAACAAAACTTTACTGCTTGGTTGCCAAAGTTTGAAGAAATTACCAAATTAGATGCTACGCTTAAAACCGAGAAGCAGGCAAAACTGAAAATTTTAGAAGATAAAAAGGTTTTAGACGCGCAAATAAAACAAGCTACTGAAGAAAGAAATCGATTAAAAGAGCAATTAAATACTATTGAGGCTAAAATTAAGACCGCAACGAATTACATCGAAAAGAATTCTTTTTTAACCTCAGTAGCTAAAGAACTCACCAATTGGCGAGAAGATTTTTCGGCGTTAAAAACTCACCATACGGCAATCACCGAAAGTAACGAGGCTATCATTAGAGTTAACAAAGAAATTGACGCATCCGAAGAATCATTAAAAAACAAAAAACTACTTTTTGACAAAGAAATCAATGTCAAAAAAGAGCTAGAAAATAAAATAAGTCTTTTAAACAAAGACTCAGAAAAAAACACATTACAAGACATTTTACAGCTGCAAACCATTGATGCAAAAGCAGCAGAGAACTGGAAAGAATTAAAAAGCCTTTCGGAACAATACAACCTTTTACAAAAACAGGTAGCAAATACGGTTTTAGACGTAAACAAATTAACTACAGAAGAAAAGGAAGTACAAAGCAACCTTAGTGCTTTAGAAAAAGACCTAAAAACACAAGAAGCGTTGGTTACAGATGCTACTAAAATTTTAGAATTAGAGCGCAGTGTTGCCAAATACAAAGCAGATAGAGCTAATTTAAAACCAGGAGAACCTTGCGGTTTGTGTGGTGCTACAGAACATCCGTTTGCAGAAAACTCACCCGCAATTCAAATTAGCGAAGCAACCGCCACGTTAACGAAACGAAAGGAAGATTTGGCAAAACTGAACGCAAAGCAAAACCAACTTTTACAACAAAAAACTAGCATAACTACCCGAATAGAAAATACAACGCTACAATTAAAAAATAAAAAAGAAGAAATAACAGCATTAACTACAAAAGCAGACAAAATACCTGTTGCTGCTGCATTGGCTGATTCAGAAAAAATTGATGGTGAAATTCAATTGCTAGCGCAGAAATTAAAAGTTCATCAAGAAAATATACAAAAAGCCCAAGAAACTCAAAACGAAAAAGACAGACTTAGCAAAGCAATGCAACTGCAACAGCAAACATATAGTGCATTGCACACACAAATTGTTGCTTTAGAAGAACAAGTTAAACATGCTAAAAAATCAATTTCAGCGCATAACGAAAAAGTTATTACCCAAACAAAACTTAGCAAAGAAATAGAAGAACGTTTAAAAATTTCTTTAGCCAAATATGCTTTAGAAATGCCTGCTATCGCTGCTATAAACCAATTTCTAAAAGATACAGAAAACAGCATCTTAACTTTTGATGCCAAAGAAAAGGAAATAGCCTCGTTTATATCTGAACAAAAGGTATTATCCGCTAAAATAGAAGCTATAGATAGTACTTTAAAGGTAAAACATCAAGATATGGAAACCTTGCAAAAAACCTTTAAAGAAAAAGATGCAATTGCGAATAAAATTCTAGCACAAAGAGTAGCCATATTACCAATAGAAACCTCTGTAGATTCTAAAAGAAAAACATTACAATCACTTATTGAAAAACAATCGAAAGAAGAACGAATTGGTAAAGAAGCACTGCAGCATTTACAAAATTTAAAAACCAAACAAGAAACGTCTTTAGCCAACACAACAATTGATTTAGAAAAGCTAAAAGATACCAAAATTAAACTAGAAAGCAACTTTAATAAAGAAGTTGAACTTAGTGAATTTTTAACCCGTACAGCTATAGAAATGGCTCTTTTATCTGACGAGCAAAGTGTAAATTATAAAAAGTTAAAAGAAAGAATACAAGAAAATTTAGTAAAGATTAAAACCTTAAAAGAAAATAATTTAAAGGAATTTAACGCTTTAAAGGCTGCGAAAAACTTTACAACTACCGAACAAGAAAGCAAACAGTTATTAGCCACTGAAAAAGCCAAAAAAGATGCTCTTTTAACTAAAAAAGGTAAAATTGAAGAAACTTTTAGAAAAGATTTAGAAATTAAAAACAGAAATAAAGAGGTTTATAAAAAAATAGATGCTCAATCCGAAATTTGCAACGTTTGGCGCGAGTTGTTTAAAATTATTGGTAACTCAAAAGATGCGTTTAATGTGTATGTACAACGTTTAACATTAAAACAATTGTTAGATTTAGCAAATGTGCATTTGTATAATTTGAACAAGCGTTATTCTTTAAAACTAGAAGACACTTATAAACCCAAAGAAGAACTGAACTTTAATTTAATAGACCATTATCAAACAGATAGAGCTAGATTGGTAGACACTTGTAGTGGAGGTGAAAAGTTTATTATAAGTTTGGCATTGGCATTGGGGCTGTCTGATTTGGCAAGTAAAAATGTAAAAATAGATTCTCTTTTTATAGATGAAGGTTTTGGTACTTTAGATGGCAATACTTTAGAGACGGTAATTGCTACATTAGAAACTTTACAATCTCAAGGGAAAACAATTGGTATTATTTCTCATGTAGAAAACTTAAAAGAGCGCATACCCACACAAATTCAAATTACCAAAAAAAGTAGCGGAGTAAGTACAGTAAAAATTGTGTAACGCAGTATGTGCCTTTATTAAAAACAAACAACGGCTTTAAAAAGATTAAAGCCGTTGATTGATTGAGAAAAAACTTCATTACGACCCTACTTATAATTTAGTAAAAACCCCCATTTCGACTAATCCATAGAAAAAAATTTCGTACGTGCAGGGTCAGTAATGCGTTTATTTATAAATTTTAGCTAATTATTTTCTTTAAAATGCTAAAACCTTTTTTTTCATGTTCATCTACAGTTCCATCTGCAAAAAACACTTGTTTTATATTCTTTAATAATTCTTCTTTTTCGATTTGAGTAAATTCATTATCTGAAACAAAAGATTGTATTTTATCTAAATTTTCTTCATCAGAATCTACAACAACCTCTGTATGCATTCTATGAAAAGTTACTTCATCTACTTTGGTTCGGATATAATCTTGCTCTGCAATATCTTCTACATGGTTACAATGAGCTGCATATAATAATACGTAGGCTTCAAAGTCTTTTTTAGTCCAATCTAAATTCATACTTCTTTTACAATTGGTAAATTACCATTACTAGCCCATTCCGTCCAAGAACCATCGTAAACAGCTGTATTTTTAATTTCTAAAACTGCTGCTGCTAAAGCTAAAATTGAAGCCGTTATACCTGATCCACAGGTAAATATGATTTCATTTTCGTTTTCAAATTTAGTAAAAATTTTAAATAAATCATCAAAAGATTTCATTTTTCTGCTTTCTAACACAAATTTGAATGGAATATTTATAGAATTAGGAATATGTCCACTAGATAATTCTGGTCTAGGTTCTGGCGCTGTTCCTAAAAATCTTTCTTCTGAACGAGCGTCTATAATAACACTGGTGTCGTTAGACATTGCTTTATAAACAGCTGCTGTATTTTTGAGTTTATTTGGCTTAAAATCGACTGTAAAGTTCCCTTTATCACTTTTAATAGAATAGTTAGCAACAGTTGGATAGTTGTTAGCATTCCATTCTGGCAAACCACCATCTAAAACCGCTATGTTTTTAAACCCCATTAGCTGAAACATCCACCAAACTCTTGGCGCACTATAAATGCCTAAATCATCATAACAAATTATTACAGAATTGTTATTTATACCTAATTCTTGAGCTTTCCTTTCAAATACTTCTGCCGTTAAAACTGTATTTGGTAACGTTGCATTTTGATCTGAAAAAGTCTTTTTTAAATCAAAAAACAGGGCACCTTTAATACATTTCTTTGCATTGTCTGTTGTAGCAACATCCGTCACTTTAGGGATTGTACAGTCTAAAACGACAAGATTTGTATCGTTTATATGCTTGTACAACCAATCTACAGTTACTAACGGTTTTGTTATTTTTAAAGACATTTTGTAGACGTATTATTTTACTTCGTCGTAATGATCGTCCCAGTTTTTTGGAGTTGGATTGTCGTGTAATTTACCAACAGATTTGGCAACTAAAGAGGCAACAGTTGCATCTCCGGTAACATTTATTACGGTTCTACACATATCTAAAGGCCTATCTACCGCAAAAATTAATGCCAAACCAATGGCTAATTTATCTGCCGGAAAATTAACCGATTCTAATACAATTACCAACATTACCATACCTGCACCAGGAACTGCAGCAGAACCAATAGAAGCTAATAAAGCTGTAATTATAATTGTTAATTGATCTACAAACGTTAAATCGAATCCAAGCGCTTGTGCAATAAAAACTGCTGCAACTGCTTGATATAAAGAGGTTCCATCCATATTAATGGTAGCACCAACCGGTAAAACAAAACTAGATACTTCTTTATCTACACCAATGTGCTCTTCTACACGCTCCATAGTTACAGGTAAAGTAGCTGCACTAGAACTTGTAGAAAACGCCAATAATTGCGCAGGACTTAATTGTTTTAAGAACCAAAAAGGATTCTTTTTTGTAAACACTTTTACCAAAATCATGTAAAAAACAACCAATAAAAATAAACCACCAACAACGGTTGCTGCATACTTTAAAAGTGCAATTAATAAATCTGGATCATTTGAAGAAACCACTACATTAGACAATAAAGCAAATACTGCAATTGGCGCAAATAACATAATTAAATCGACCATCTTTAAAACAACTTCATTCAAAGAATCGAAAAAGTCTTTTAAAGGCTTCGATCTTTTTTCACCTATTAAAAGCATAGAGATTCCTAAAAATATTGTGAAGAAAATTACTTGTAACATCGATTTGTTGTTACTCATAGCTTTCATGGCATTATCTGGCACCATGTCTACTAAAAACTGTAAAGGCCCGCTACTTTTTTGCTTTGAAGCTTCGGCAATTTTTGCTTGCACACCACCACTATTGGCATATGTTTCTGTTAATTTTGTAATAGTTTCTTCTGATATACCATCACCTGGCTTCACAACATTAACCAATAATAAACCAATGGTAATCGCTATAACTGTTGTAAAAATATAGATTCCGATTGTTTTTAAACCAATATTTTTAAACTTAGAAATGTCTTTTAAATCTGAAATACCCTTCACCAAAGAAGCTATAATTAAAGGAACCGCAATTAACTTTAATAATTTTACAAAAATGCTTCCAAAAGGATTTATCCAATTGGCAACAAAAGTAGAACCACCGTCTACTGTTGTCATTAACAATCCAAAAAGGATACCTACAACCATTCCTATTAAAATCTTCCAG from Polaribacter marinaquae encodes the following:
- a CDS encoding dicarboxylate/amino acid:cation symporter codes for the protein MKKLALHWKILIGMVVGILFGLLMTTVDGGSTFVANWINPFGSIFVKLLKLIAVPLIIASLVKGISDLKDISKFKNIGLKTIGIYIFTTVIAITIGLLLVNVVKPGDGISEETITKLTETYANSGGVQAKIAEASKQKSSGPLQFLVDMVPDNAMKAMSNNKSMLQVIFFTIFLGISMLLIGEKRSKPLKDFFDSLNEVVLKMVDLIMLFAPIAVFALLSNVVVSSNDPDLLIALLKYAATVVGGLFLLVVFYMILVKVFTKKNPFWFLKQLSPAQLLAFSTSSSAATLPVTMERVEEHIGVDKEVSSFVLPVGATINMDGTSLYQAVAAVFIAQALGFDLTFVDQLTIIITALLASIGSAAVPGAGMVMLVIVLESVNFPADKLAIGLALIFAVDRPLDMCRTVINVTGDATVASLVAKSVGKLHDNPTPKNWDDHYDEVK
- a CDS encoding sulfurtransferase, which produces MSLKITKPLVTVDWLYKHINDTNLVVLDCTIPKVTDVATTDNAKKCIKGALFFDLKKTFSDQNATLPNTVLTAEVFERKAQELGINNNSVIICYDDLGIYSAPRVWWMFQLMGFKNIAVLDGGLPEWNANNYPTVANYSIKSDKGNFTVDFKPNKLKNTAAVYKAMSNDTSVIIDARSEERFLGTAPEPRPELSSGHIPNSINIPFKFVLESRKMKSFDDLFKIFTKFENENEIIFTCGSGITASILALAAAVLEIKNTAVYDGSWTEWASNGNLPIVKEV
- a CDS encoding AAA family ATPase, whose translation is MKILKIELQNINSLKSDTPICIDFESEQFRDVGLYAITGATGAGKTTILDAITIALYHNVPRFNGTKGTLLDVVSHGATNAYSRIVFTNKTASFEAFWGIKIADKNGKRYKNAKEEVSLKNLTTGAILATQKRQLLAEVLRVSQLDYNQFLRSVMLAQGEFAAFLTAKGPEKGKLLEQITGEQIYKKIGQGILERKAKEENTLKEIQAKINADDILSEEQKKELLEDSKGIDSAILTAANVIKTSQTVVDWYTEFSKLTKAKEENEKNADAIEKYVKEQKPKLDAYALHEKALPFKEKIKELKELDTAILEKEKAKGNLDKELKDLHPKILQLEKQVTADTLALKKEEQNFTAWLPKFEEITKLDATLKTEKQAKLKILEDKKVLDAQIKQATEERNRLKEQLNTIEAKIKTATNYIEKNSFLTSVAKELTNWREDFSALKTHHTAITESNEAIIRVNKEIDASEESLKNKKLLFDKEINVKKELENKISLLNKDSEKNTLQDILQLQTIDAKAAENWKELKSLSEQYNLLQKQVANTVLDVNKLTTEEKEVQSNLSALEKDLKTQEALVTDATKILELERSVAKYKADRANLKPGEPCGLCGATEHPFAENSPAIQISEATATLTKRKEDLAKLNAKQNQLLQQKTSITTRIENTTLQLKNKKEEITALTTKADKIPVAAALADSEKIDGEIQLLAQKLKVHQENIQKAQETQNEKDRLSKAMQLQQQTYSALHTQIVALEEQVKHAKKSISAHNEKVITQTKLSKEIEERLKISLAKYALEMPAIAAINQFLKDTENSILTFDAKEKEIASFISEQKVLSAKIEAIDSTLKVKHQDMETLQKTFKEKDAIANKILAQRVAILPIETSVDSKRKTLQSLIEKQSKEERIGKEALQHLQNLKTKQETSLANTTIDLEKLKDTKIKLESNFNKEVELSEFLTRTAIEMALLSDEQSVNYKKLKERIQENLVKIKTLKENNLKEFNALKAAKNFTTTEQESKQLLATEKAKKDALLTKKGKIEETFRKDLEIKNRNKEVYKKIDAQSEICNVWRELFKIIGNSKDAFNVYVQRLTLKQLLDLANVHLYNLNKRYSLKLEDTYKPKEELNFNLIDHYQTDRARLVDTCSGGEKFIISLALALGLSDLASKNVKIDSLFIDEGFGTLDGNTLETVIATLETLQSQGKTIGIISHVENLKERIPTQIQITKKSSGVSTVKIV